Proteins encoded by one window of Mesorhizobium sp. INR15:
- a CDS encoding ABC transporter substrate-binding protein — translation MKSTRRTFLAGASALGAGTLLIAAGTGRFGTAWAQDGKTLVFAAAGTVTSSWDPSSHTIAPQITAEALVFGRLTKCLMKPDNPGEILPDLALEWKVIDKFTLEYKLRQGVKFHDGKEFKAEDVKATYEYASQPSRPASAWYPGQVEVEIVDDYTVRLKTEKFGYPALNFWYVSAFLPILSAKDVADPNVLKQRPNGTGAFRYAETKGDQIVFKSNDTFYDGKPEIETLLWTYVPDANTRVLGLLNGQYHLTERLEPEQYESLKAQANIVTNSSLSSENKYLHFRCNKPPFDDVRVRLAAAHAIDRDQVLAVVGEAAKASSSHISPVKFGYVDVPNYPKYDPELCQKLLAEAGFPKGAGLPELEYITSVGFYPKTREYGELITAMLQEQGFPVKLTTLEPAAWEEQIYRRADGQGPGHIIDVGWITGSPEPDLVLRPNYHSKFALINGINDAEIDASLDKERNAGSTEERLKVLQEETLPLLAAKVPSLSLFSSVFLRAMSKNLEGAYFYPNGPIDLSKAKLS, via the coding sequence ATGAAATCGACAAGACGCACATTTCTTGCGGGCGCTTCGGCGCTTGGAGCCGGCACGCTGCTGATCGCGGCCGGAACCGGCCGTTTCGGCACGGCGTGGGCACAGGACGGCAAGACCCTGGTCTTTGCCGCGGCTGGCACCGTGACCAGCAGCTGGGACCCGTCGTCCCACACCATCGCGCCGCAGATCACTGCCGAGGCGTTGGTTTTCGGCCGTCTGACGAAGTGCCTGATGAAGCCTGACAACCCCGGTGAAATTCTGCCGGATCTCGCCCTTGAATGGAAGGTTATCGACAAGTTCACGCTCGAGTACAAACTGCGTCAGGGCGTCAAGTTTCACGACGGCAAGGAGTTCAAGGCCGAGGACGTCAAGGCAACCTACGAATACGCCTCGCAACCGAGCCGCCCGGCGTCGGCCTGGTATCCGGGACAGGTCGAGGTCGAGATCGTCGATGACTACACGGTCCGCCTCAAGACCGAGAAATTCGGCTACCCGGCGCTGAATTTCTGGTACGTCTCCGCCTTCCTGCCGATCCTTTCGGCCAAGGACGTCGCCGATCCGAACGTGCTGAAACAGCGCCCCAACGGCACCGGCGCGTTCCGCTACGCCGAGACCAAGGGCGATCAGATCGTCTTCAAGTCCAACGACACCTTCTATGACGGCAAGCCGGAGATCGAGACCTTGCTGTGGACTTATGTGCCGGACGCCAACACGCGCGTTCTCGGCCTGCTCAACGGCCAGTACCACCTGACCGAGCGGCTTGAGCCGGAACAGTATGAATCGCTGAAGGCGCAAGCCAACATCGTTACCAACAGCAGCCTGTCCAGCGAGAACAAGTACCTGCATTTCCGCTGCAACAAGCCGCCCTTCGACGACGTCCGCGTGCGCCTCGCCGCGGCCCATGCCATCGACCGCGATCAGGTGCTTGCCGTTGTCGGTGAAGCGGCAAAGGCGTCCAGCAGCCACATCTCACCGGTGAAGTTCGGGTATGTCGATGTGCCCAACTATCCGAAATACGATCCCGAACTTTGCCAGAAACTTTTGGCCGAAGCCGGCTTCCCGAAAGGCGCGGGCCTGCCGGAGCTCGAATACATCACTTCCGTCGGCTTTTATCCGAAGACGCGCGAGTATGGTGAGCTGATCACCGCGATGCTGCAGGAGCAGGGCTTCCCGGTGAAACTGACGACGCTGGAACCGGCGGCGTGGGAAGAGCAGATCTACCGTCGCGCCGACGGCCAGGGACCTGGTCACATCATCGACGTCGGCTGGATCACGGGGTCGCCCGAGCCGGATCTGGTGCTGCGCCCGAACTACCATTCCAAGTTCGCGTTGATCAACGGTATCAACGATGCCGAGATCGATGCGTCGCTCGACAAGGAGCGCAATGCCGGCTCCACGGAGGAGCGCCTCAAGGTCCTTCAGGAAGAGACGCTGCCGCTTCTCGCCGCCAAGGTGCCGAGCCTGTCCTTGTTCTCGTCCGTGTTCCTTCGCGCCATGTCCAAAAACCTTGAAGGGGCCTATTTCTACCCGAACGGTCCCATCGACCTCAGCAAAGCCAAGCTGAGCTAG
- a CDS encoding DeoR/GlpR family DNA-binding transcription regulator: MTFSRFSPEQRRTMIMDFAHEKGRILVEDLVQQLSASSETIRRDLNQLAAAGALRKFHGGACLPSLADENPFSIRMSEQIAGKRAIARAAAKLFDNGETMFIDTGTTTLLLAEEMSELGNLSVVTNSSAIAAALSGRGNSVFLLGGLYQADAGETTGEATIEQISNFRAAHAVLTIGAIHVRNGVMDFSLGEAQVARAMIEQADRLTIVADHSKVGRDAFAKVCQIDVIDRFVTDVRPSAETMDALLAAGVEVIVAT, encoded by the coding sequence ATGACCTTCAGCCGCTTCAGCCCAGAGCAACGCCGCACGATGATCATGGATTTTGCCCACGAAAAGGGGCGCATCCTCGTCGAGGATCTCGTCCAGCAATTGTCGGCTTCCAGCGAAACGATCCGCCGCGACCTCAATCAGCTTGCCGCCGCCGGCGCCTTGAGAAAATTTCACGGCGGCGCCTGCCTGCCGTCGCTGGCCGACGAAAACCCGTTCTCCATCCGCATGTCGGAGCAAATAGCCGGCAAACGGGCAATCGCCCGGGCCGCCGCCAAACTGTTCGACAATGGCGAGACGATGTTCATCGATACCGGTACGACGACCCTGCTCCTCGCGGAGGAGATGTCGGAGCTCGGCAATCTCTCCGTGGTGACGAATTCGTCAGCGATCGCGGCTGCCTTGTCGGGGCGCGGCAACAGCGTCTTCCTGCTCGGCGGCCTTTATCAGGCCGACGCCGGAGAAACCACCGGCGAAGCCACCATCGAGCAGATCTCCAATTTCCGCGCCGCTCACGCGGTGCTGACGATCGGGGCGATCCACGTCAGGAACGGCGTCATGGACTTTTCGCTCGGCGAAGCCCAGGTGGCGCGCGCCATGATCGAACAGGCCGACCGGCTGACCATTGTCGCCGACCACTCGAAAGTTGGTCGCGACGCCTTCGCCAAGGTCTGCCAGATCGACGTGATCGACCGCTTCGTTACCGACGTGCGTCCGTCCGCCGAAACAATGGACGCCCTGCTCGCGGCCGGCGTCGAGGTCATCGTCGCAACCTGA
- a CDS encoding ABC transporter permease — protein sequence MANQELDRLIQGRNLDDLIAEFRAKTTGQHSPELQRLINRIRSEPMTGKLALLCTRPHEEWRLVRMNGRGKPMTLLDSVFHNLDDAEWAIFKLRMKRHFDIDLND from the coding sequence GTGGCAAACCAGGAATTGGACAGGCTGATCCAGGGCCGGAACCTTGACGACCTTATTGCCGAGTTTCGCGCAAAGACCACGGGCCAGCACAGTCCTGAACTTCAGCGCCTGATCAACCGCATCCGCAGTGAGCCGATGACCGGCAAGCTGGCGCTGCTCTGCACCCGTCCGCACGAGGAATGGCGGCTTGTGCGGATGAATGGCCGCGGCAAGCCGATGACCCTGCTCGACAGTGTCTTTCACAACCTGGACGACGCCGAATGGGCAATCTTCAAGCTGCGCATGAAACGGCATTTCGACATCGACCTGAACGATTGA
- a CDS encoding N,N-dimethylformamidase beta subunit family domain-containing protein — protein MLKITGYADRVSAVPGSIIRFMINCEYPNYRASVVRVVQGDTAAEAPPVKLVPVPSAIDGRYPGRHQVIHAGSFGRIDCNDIFSNSPSLSLQAMIMPTTPIKSRQAIISKWDEVAGRGIAMVIAPDGSIGIEISDGITHKLVSVGKPMLAKHWYFAAVTYDTESGRACVYQEPQHQFPTIDDGGSASSVLPSGIAWENSAPLLFAASWGGEDAGRMVGRALYNGKIDRPRISVANLPLADLQALRGDRWAERLSGTLAGAWDFSRDISGIRIDDVSGRGRDGVVVNMPTRGVTGHNFTGEDGLCWKQKPEQWSAIHFHDDDVYDAGWLADFSLTIPENMKSGIYAVRIEAEGEEQFVTFVVRPARGKPTSKLAFLFPLATYMAYANEHFGTNDGLVELHLNRALVLHPHQQFLNEHREYGHSLYDLHSDGSGVYYSSRLRPVLNLRPKVEANHGAGPSHLWLFNADTHITSWLENFEQEYDVITDEDLHEEGCELLSGYRTVVTATHPEYYSKEMWDGVQRFTNSGGRLIYLGGNGFYWRIAYHSTQPGIIEVRRAEGGSRAWEPPTGEYYHSFTGEYGGLWRRQGNRSPNHLVGVGFTAQGFDQSSPYRRAAGASDPRAAFIMAGIDDEILGDFGLTGGGAAGMELDRHDVSIGSPPHSLVVASSGHHTEAHVFVVEDMLFNFMGSTGDVCDKVRADLVFFETPNGGAVFSVGSIAYSGSLPWNNFDNNISRLTLNVLRRFMDPAPFPMPAT, from the coding sequence ATGCTGAAAATCACCGGATATGCCGATCGTGTCAGCGCCGTGCCAGGCAGCATCATCCGCTTCATGATCAATTGCGAGTACCCGAACTATCGGGCGAGCGTGGTCAGGGTCGTGCAGGGCGACACGGCTGCCGAGGCACCGCCAGTGAAGCTCGTTCCGGTGCCCAGCGCGATCGACGGCCGCTATCCCGGCCGGCATCAGGTGATCCATGCCGGTTCGTTCGGGCGTATCGATTGCAACGACATCTTTTCCAACTCGCCGAGCCTATCCCTGCAGGCGATGATCATGCCGACGACACCGATCAAGAGCCGCCAGGCAATCATCTCGAAATGGGACGAGGTTGCCGGTCGCGGCATCGCCATGGTCATTGCGCCGGACGGCTCCATCGGCATCGAGATATCCGATGGCATCACCCACAAACTGGTCTCCGTCGGCAAGCCGATGCTGGCGAAGCATTGGTACTTCGCCGCCGTGACCTACGACACCGAAAGCGGCAGAGCTTGTGTCTATCAGGAGCCACAACATCAATTTCCAACCATCGACGACGGTGGCTCGGCGAGCAGCGTATTGCCGTCGGGCATCGCTTGGGAGAATTCGGCGCCGCTGCTGTTCGCGGCCAGCTGGGGTGGCGAGGATGCGGGACGCATGGTTGGGCGCGCACTGTATAACGGCAAGATCGATCGACCGCGTATCTCCGTCGCCAACCTGCCGCTGGCCGACCTGCAGGCACTGCGCGGCGACCGCTGGGCCGAACGTCTTTCGGGGACACTCGCGGGCGCATGGGATTTCTCGCGAGACATTTCCGGCATCCGCATCGACGACGTCTCGGGCCGTGGGCGCGACGGCGTGGTCGTCAACATGCCGACCCGCGGCGTCACTGGCCATAATTTCACCGGCGAGGACGGTTTGTGCTGGAAGCAGAAACCCGAGCAATGGTCAGCGATCCATTTCCACGACGATGATGTTTATGACGCCGGCTGGCTGGCCGATTTCTCGCTGACAATTCCTGAGAATATGAAGAGTGGCATCTATGCTGTTCGCATCGAGGCCGAAGGTGAGGAGCAGTTCGTCACCTTCGTGGTCAGGCCGGCACGTGGCAAGCCGACGTCGAAGCTGGCGTTCCTGTTTCCGCTCGCCACCTACATGGCCTATGCCAATGAGCATTTCGGCACCAATGATGGTCTGGTCGAGCTGCACCTCAACCGCGCCCTGGTGCTGCATCCGCACCAGCAGTTCCTCAACGAACATCGTGAATACGGTCATTCGCTCTACGATCTGCATTCAGATGGCAGCGGTGTCTATTACTCGTCGCGCCTGAGACCGGTGCTCAACCTGCGTCCGAAGGTCGAAGCCAACCATGGCGCGGGGCCTTCGCATTTGTGGCTGTTCAACGCCGACACCCACATCACCAGCTGGCTCGAGAATTTCGAACAGGAATACGATGTCATCACCGACGAAGATCTGCACGAGGAGGGCTGCGAGCTGCTGAGCGGCTATAGGACTGTCGTCACCGCCACCCACCCCGAGTACTATTCCAAGGAGATGTGGGACGGGGTTCAGCGCTTCACCAACAGCGGGGGGCGGCTGATCTATCTCGGAGGCAACGGCTTCTACTGGCGCATCGCCTATCATTCCACCCAGCCAGGCATCATCGAGGTTCGCCGAGCAGAGGGCGGCAGCCGCGCCTGGGAGCCGCCGACAGGCGAATATTACCACAGCTTCACCGGCGAATATGGTGGCCTCTGGCGGCGGCAAGGCAACCGTAGCCCCAACCATCTGGTCGGTGTTGGCTTCACCGCACAGGGCTTTGACCAGTCCTCGCCTTACCGCAGGGCCGCCGGCGCCAGCGATCCGCGCGCCGCCTTCATCATGGCGGGCATCGACGATGAGATACTCGGCGACTTCGGGCTGACCGGCGGCGGCGCCGCCGGCATGGAGCTCGACCGCCACGATGTCTCGATCGGATCGCCGCCGCATTCCCTGGTCGTGGCAAGCTCCGGGCACCACACCGAGGCTCATGTCTTTGTCGTCGAGGACATGCTATTCAACTTCATGGGCAGCACCGGCGACGTCTGCGACAAGGTCCGTGCCGACCTGGTCTTCTTCGAGACGCCGAATGGCGGCGCGGTATTCTCGGTCGGTTCCATCGCCTATTCCGGCTCGCTGCCCTGGAACAATTTCGACAACAACATCTCACGACTGACGCTGAACGTGCTGCGACGCTTCATGGACCCGGCACCGTTTCCGATGCCGGCAACCTGA
- a CDS encoding NAD(P)/FAD-dependent oxidoreductase, which yields MKVQRGVFDVAVIGGGVVGCAVVRRFALDGARVVLLEKAADILAGASKANSALLHTGFDAPPESLELACMQAGYREYLDIRERMNLPLLETGAMVVAWSDEDLAKLGAIEQQARTNGVDDVRLLGATEIRSREPHLAAGARGALLVPGEHVVDPWSAPLAYLTQAVHHGAEAWFNAEVLAGQYHGGIWTLETSRGEVRARSIINCAGLFGDVIEQRLLGSSDFTILPRKGQFVVFDKAAASLLRTIILPVPNERTKGVVLARTIFGNVLVGPTAEEQRDRNRADVEQKTLRLLVTKAVEMVPALADVPVTAIYAGLRPATERKEYRVSADTDRRWISIGGIRSTGLTAALGLAQHAAELHRGFGDTGFTTVAEPVWPRMPNLAEHLERDWQADGHGEIVCHCELVTRREIEAALSGPLPASDIGGLKRRTRAGMGRCQGFYCQAHIAALTVGKLAEPLTVEASHE from the coding sequence ATGAAGGTCCAGCGTGGCGTATTCGACGTGGCGGTGATCGGCGGCGGCGTTGTCGGCTGCGCGGTTGTCCGGCGCTTTGCGCTGGATGGAGCGCGCGTCGTGCTCCTGGAAAAGGCGGCGGATATCCTGGCCGGCGCCAGCAAGGCCAACAGCGCGTTGCTGCACACCGGCTTCGATGCGCCGCCGGAAAGCCTCGAACTTGCCTGCATGCAGGCCGGTTACCGCGAATATCTCGATATCCGCGAGCGCATGAACCTGCCGCTGCTCGAAACCGGTGCGATGGTGGTGGCTTGGTCGGACGAGGATCTCGCAAAACTGGGCGCGATAGAGCAGCAGGCGCGGACGAATGGTGTCGACGATGTCAGGCTGCTCGGAGCAACCGAGATCCGGTCGCGCGAACCGCACCTCGCCGCCGGAGCGCGTGGGGCGCTGCTGGTCCCTGGCGAGCATGTCGTCGATCCATGGTCCGCGCCGCTGGCCTATCTCACGCAGGCCGTTCACCATGGCGCGGAAGCCTGGTTCAATGCGGAGGTTCTCGCCGGCCAATATCACGGCGGTATCTGGACACTCGAAACCTCGAGGGGGGAAGTGCGGGCGCGTTCGATCATCAACTGTGCCGGTCTGTTCGGCGATGTGATCGAGCAGCGATTGCTCGGCAGTTCCGACTTCACCATCCTGCCACGGAAAGGCCAGTTCGTCGTCTTCGACAAGGCGGCCGCCTCGCTGCTGCGGACGATCATCTTGCCGGTGCCAAACGAGCGCACCAAGGGCGTGGTGCTGGCCCGGACCATTTTCGGCAATGTGCTGGTCGGACCGACCGCCGAGGAACAACGCGACCGCAACCGCGCCGATGTCGAGCAGAAGACCTTGCGTCTGCTGGTGACCAAGGCGGTGGAGATGGTCCCCGCGCTTGCCGATGTTCCGGTCACTGCCATCTACGCCGGACTGCGACCGGCGACCGAGCGCAAGGAGTATCGCGTGTCGGCCGACACGGATCGGCGATGGATCAGTATCGGCGGCATCCGTTCGACCGGGCTGACGGCGGCGCTTGGTCTGGCGCAACATGCCGCCGAGCTTCATCGCGGGTTTGGGGATACCGGCTTCACGACGGTTGCTGAACCCGTCTGGCCGCGCATGCCGAACCTGGCCGAACATCTTGAACGCGACTGGCAGGCCGACGGCCATGGCGAGATCGTCTGCCATTGCGAACTGGTGACCCGGCGCGAGATCGAGGCGGCGCTGTCGGGACCTTTACCGGCCAGCGACATCGGCGGCCTCAAGCGACGCACCCGTGCCGGCATGGGGCGTTGCCAGGGCTTCTATTGCCAGGCGCACATCGCCGCGCTGACCGTTGGCAAGCTCGCCGAACCGCTGACGGTGGAGGCAAGCCATGAGTGA
- a CDS encoding NAD(P)/FAD-dependent oxidoreductase: MSDPASIDVAIVGGGPAGIAAALALRARGVERVTILEREQVAGGVPRHCGHPPFGMREFHRLLSGPAYAEKLRQAAQDAGVDIRLNTTVTALHPSGRLAITTPVGTSDVSARRVILATGAREMSRAGRLMTGDRPVGVITTGTLQQSIYIEHLKPFRRPVIVGTELVSLSAALTCWKAGIRPVAIVEMALRPTARRPLDLFPRLLGIPTHYGADVIDIKGRSRVEAVTLRLSDDSTRELACDGVLLTGRFLPESALVRLSHLGLDQGSGGPLIDQFGRCSDPSYFAAGNLLRPIETAGWSFREGSRIGAVVADDLDGRLPAAERMIAIARGAGLKLTVPQYIALPSAKACLEQIQLRAEASGTGVLKAESGGRVLWQKRMSVLPERRILLPLAALLKAGGTMETISISFNKDEGR; encoded by the coding sequence ATGAGTGATCCGGCGTCGATCGACGTGGCGATTGTCGGCGGCGGCCCTGCCGGCATTGCCGCCGCGCTGGCGTTGCGTGCGCGCGGAGTCGAACGCGTGACTATCCTCGAGCGCGAACAGGTTGCTGGTGGCGTGCCGCGTCATTGCGGACATCCGCCCTTTGGAATGCGCGAATTCCATCGCCTGCTGAGCGGTCCGGCTTATGCCGAAAAACTCCGTCAAGCGGCGCAAGATGCCGGCGTCGATATCAGGCTCAACACGACGGTCACCGCGCTGCATCCTTCCGGAAGGCTTGCCATCACAACGCCAGTTGGCACGAGCGACGTTTCGGCCCGCCGCGTCATCCTTGCGACCGGCGCGCGTGAAATGTCGCGCGCCGGGCGGCTGATGACCGGCGATCGTCCGGTCGGAGTCATCACCACCGGAACGCTGCAGCAGAGCATCTATATCGAGCATCTGAAGCCGTTTCGCAGGCCGGTGATCGTCGGCACCGAGTTGGTCAGCCTTTCCGCCGCACTCACATGCTGGAAAGCCGGCATCCGACCGGTTGCGATCGTTGAGATGGCGTTGCGGCCGACCGCGCGGCGGCCGCTCGACCTGTTCCCACGCCTGCTCGGCATACCCACGCACTACGGTGCCGATGTCATCGACATCAAGGGACGATCGCGGGTCGAAGCGGTCACGCTTCGATTGTCGGACGATTCGACCAGGGAACTCGCCTGCGACGGTGTCCTGCTCACAGGCCGCTTCTTGCCTGAATCAGCGCTGGTGCGCCTGAGCCACCTCGGCCTGGACCAGGGCAGCGGCGGCCCACTCATCGATCAATTTGGCCGCTGCAGCGACCCCAGCTATTTCGCCGCCGGCAATCTGCTCCGCCCGATCGAGACCGCTGGCTGGTCGTTCCGAGAGGGCAGCCGTATCGGTGCCGTTGTCGCTGACGACCTCGACGGCCGCTTGCCAGCGGCCGAGCGTATGATTGCGATCGCGCGTGGAGCGGGATTGAAGCTGACAGTGCCGCAATACATTGCCTTGCCCTCGGCCAAGGCTTGTCTGGAGCAGATCCAGCTCCGGGCCGAGGCCAGCGGCACCGGCGTGTTGAAGGCCGAGAGCGGTGGCCGTGTCCTCTGGCAAAAGCGCATGAGCGTTTTGCCGGAGCGAAGAATTCTTCTCCCGCTGGCGGCGCTGCTGAAAGCCGGTGGCACCATGGAAACGATTTCGATCAGCTTCAACAAGGATGAGGGGCGTTAG
- a CDS encoding FGGY family carbohydrate kinase, which yields MRIAAIDQGTTSTRVLVVESNGSPRIAHALRHAQHYPQPGWVEHDPLELLGNVASCIAAAGAVDAIGIDNQGESCLAWDAVSGEPLSPVVVWQDNRTKDVIERLRAAGAEAVTLARAGLPLDPYFSASKLAWIIETLPAARTAHAAGRLRLGTTDAFFLDRLTGRFVTDATTASRTSLMNLETLRWDEELCRLFGVPIETLPEIGPSAGLVIGLAGKIPVTASIVDQQAALYGHGCRKAGDAKITFGTGAFALAITDSRIVRNPGIGLLPTVAWQTPGETVYAVDGGVYDAGSAIEWLGRIGLMNSVDELQDFVDGPAIDHGLVFVPALSGLACPYWDRSAAGLWLGMSASTTRQQMCQAALEGIALCTVEVIGAMAQEVAIAQDLSIDGGLSRSPYFSQFLADGLGRGVSTKSFDELTSLGCASLAALAIGAVLPAIVGGDLAYRPRDVDRHAWRQRFNQAVGRSRDWR from the coding sequence ATGCGGATCGCGGCAATCGACCAGGGGACGACTTCGACGCGGGTGCTGGTGGTGGAAAGCAATGGCAGCCCGCGCATCGCCCACGCGCTGCGCCACGCCCAGCACTATCCGCAACCGGGATGGGTCGAGCATGATCCGCTGGAACTGCTCGGCAACGTCGCCTCCTGTATCGCCGCCGCCGGCGCGGTCGATGCGATCGGCATCGACAATCAGGGGGAAAGCTGTCTTGCCTGGGACGCCGTTTCCGGTGAGCCTTTGTCCCCGGTTGTCGTCTGGCAGGATAATCGCACGAAGGATGTGATCGAGCGGCTTCGCGCCGCCGGTGCCGAAGCCGTGACGCTGGCGCGCGCCGGCCTGCCGCTCGACCCTTATTTCTCTGCTTCCAAGCTGGCCTGGATTATCGAAACCTTGCCTGCCGCCCGAACGGCGCATGCGGCCGGCCGCCTGAGGCTCGGCACCACGGACGCCTTCTTCCTAGACCGGTTGACTGGTCGCTTCGTTACCGACGCCACGACAGCATCGCGCACCTCGCTGATGAATCTGGAGACACTGCGCTGGGACGAGGAGCTCTGCCGGTTGTTTGGCGTGCCGATCGAAACGCTGCCCGAGATCGGCCCATCGGCTGGCCTGGTCATCGGCCTGGCGGGAAAAATACCGGTGACGGCATCGATCGTCGACCAGCAGGCGGCGCTCTACGGTCACGGGTGCCGGAAGGCGGGCGATGCCAAGATCACCTTTGGCACTGGCGCTTTCGCGCTCGCGATCACCGACTCGCGGATCGTCCGCAATCCCGGGATCGGCCTGTTGCCGACGGTCGCCTGGCAAACGCCGGGGGAAACTGTCTACGCCGTCGATGGCGGCGTCTACGATGCCGGATCGGCAATCGAATGGCTTGGGCGGATCGGTCTGATGAACAGCGTCGACGAGTTGCAGGACTTTGTGGATGGACCTGCGATCGATCACGGGCTGGTCTTCGTGCCAGCGCTGTCGGGGCTGGCCTGCCCCTATTGGGACCGCAGCGCTGCTGGCCTGTGGCTCGGCATGTCGGCCAGCACGACGCGGCAACAAATGTGCCAGGCCGCGCTGGAGGGGATCGCGCTCTGCACGGTCGAGGTGATCGGCGCCATGGCGCAAGAGGTGGCGATCGCCCAAGACCTGTCGATCGACGGCGGCCTGTCGCGCAGCCCTTATTTCTCGCAGTTTCTCGCCGACGGACTGGGCCGGGGCGTAAGCACCAAATCCTTCGACGAATTGACCAGCCTCGGCTGTGCGTCGCTGGCGGCACTGGCGATCGGCGCGGTGCTTCCAGCCATCGTCGGCGGCGACCTCGCGTACCGTCCCCGCGACGTCGACCGCCACGCGTGGCGGCAACGTTTCAATCAGGCAGTCGGCCGCTCCAGGGATTGGCGGTAG
- a CDS encoding SDR family NAD(P)-dependent oxidoreductase: MLENGGGTIVNMASTAGVEGVSGLSAYVAGKAGIIGLSRVAALDYANQGIRVNVVAPGPILTHHLEAAGDDIQRMAAMAVPMARLGSVADVANAVLWLSSPSSGFTTGAVLPVDGGQLSGRVIKSNFRRDT; this comes from the coding sequence ATGCTGGAAAACGGTGGCGGCACCATCGTCAATATGGCCTCGACGGCTGGTGTCGAAGGCGTTTCGGGACTTTCCGCCTATGTGGCGGGTAAAGCTGGGATTATCGGCCTCAGCCGCGTCGCGGCGCTTGATTATGCCAACCAGGGTATCCGGGTGAACGTCGTGGCGCCGGGGCCAATCTTGACCCATCATCTGGAGGCCGCCGGCGATGACATACAACGCATGGCTGCCATGGCTGTCCCGATGGCAAGGTTGGGATCCGTCGCCGATGTCGCCAACGCAGTGCTTTGGCTTTCATCGCCATCGTCCGGATTCACGACCGGCGCAGTGTTGCCTGTCGATGGCGGACAGTTGTCTGGACGGGTCATCAAATCGAACTTCAGGCGCGACACGTAG
- the glyA gene encoding serine hydroxymethyltransferase, translating to MSSFFQKSLNGDPVISEAVRRELHRQQFEIELIASENIVSPAVLEAQGSVMTNKYAEGYPGHRYYGGCQYVDLAEAAAIDRAKQLFGAAYVNVQPHSGAQANSAVMFAMLQPGDTFMGLSLAAGGHLTHGARPTMSGKWFNAVPYGVRREDCLIDYDEMEAKAREHRPKLIIAGGSAYPRIIDFERIRKIADAVGALMMVDMAHFAGLVAGGVHPNPVPIADIVTTTTHKTLRGPRGGMILSRDVDLAKKLNSAVFPGLQGGPLMHVIAAKAVAFGEALQPEFGDYAMQVVANARVLASTLLERGFDIVSGGTDTHLMLVDVRAKGITGKEAEEALGRAGLTCNKNGIPFDPAPPAVTSGIRLGTPVGTTRGLKEADFAEVEKRRSEPL from the coding sequence ATGTCCAGTTTCTTTCAAAAGAGCCTCAACGGCGATCCCGTCATCTCCGAAGCCGTCAGACGCGAATTGCACCGGCAGCAATTCGAGATCGAGTTGATAGCATCGGAGAACATCGTCTCCCCGGCAGTGCTTGAGGCGCAAGGGTCGGTGATGACCAACAAATACGCGGAGGGCTATCCGGGCCACCGCTACTATGGCGGCTGCCAGTATGTCGATCTGGCGGAGGCCGCGGCGATCGACCGGGCAAAGCAGCTGTTTGGTGCCGCTTACGTCAATGTGCAGCCGCATTCCGGAGCGCAGGCAAACAGCGCGGTGATGTTTGCCATGCTGCAACCGGGCGATACCTTCATGGGCCTGTCGCTGGCAGCGGGCGGGCATCTTACGCACGGCGCCAGGCCGACCATGTCGGGCAAATGGTTCAATGCGGTGCCTTATGGCGTCCGAAGGGAAGACTGCCTGATCGACTACGACGAGATGGAGGCAAAGGCACGCGAACATCGCCCCAAGCTCATCATTGCCGGTGGCTCCGCCTATCCGCGCATCATCGATTTCGAACGTATCCGGAAGATTGCCGATGCTGTCGGAGCGCTGATGATGGTGGACATGGCCCATTTCGCCGGGCTTGTCGCCGGCGGCGTTCATCCCAACCCGGTACCGATCGCCGACATCGTGACCACGACCACGCACAAGACCTTGCGTGGTCCCCGAGGCGGCATGATCCTGTCGCGCGATGTCGACCTGGCAAAGAAGCTGAACAGTGCTGTCTTCCCCGGCCTGCAGGGTGGTCCGCTCATGCATGTCATTGCCGCCAAGGCGGTCGCCTTTGGCGAGGCGCTCCAGCCGGAGTTCGGGGACTATGCGATGCAGGTGGTGGCCAACGCCAGGGTGCTCGCCTCAACGCTTTTGGAAAGAGGGTTCGACATCGTGTCTGGCGGCACTGATACCCACCTGATGCTCGTCGATGTGCGCGCAAAGGGCATTACTGGAAAGGAAGCTGAAGAGGCGCTCGGCCGGGCAGGGCTGACATGCAACAAGAACGGCATTCCGTTCGATCCGGCGCCGCCGGCGGTCACCTCCGGCATCCGCCTCGGAACGCCCGTGGGCACGACGCGCGGCCTGAAGGAGGCTGATTTCGCCGAGGTGGAGAAGAGACGGTCCGAACCACTGTAG